The Octadecabacter arcticus 238 genome contains a region encoding:
- a CDS encoding NAD kinase translates to MPVDSISKIEIAFVASDAPIAQAAKVALTLQYGGVAVENADIIVALGGDGFMLETLHGTQDLPAPVYGMNRGTVGFLMNNYSAQGLRDRLAKAQEEVMNPLHMTATCVNGTQHNALAINEVSLLRAGPQAAKLRIHVDGKLRMDELVCDGALLATPAGSTAYNYSAHGPILPIGSDVLALTAVAAFRPRRWRGALLPKSAHVTFDVTNAAKRPVNVDADGVSVKDVKQVVVWSAPEITHRILFDPGHGLEERLIQEQFA, encoded by the coding sequence ATGCCTGTCGATTCAATCTCTAAAATCGAAATTGCGTTTGTTGCCAGCGATGCACCGATTGCGCAGGCTGCAAAAGTGGCTTTGACGTTGCAATATGGCGGCGTTGCAGTTGAAAACGCTGATATTATTGTAGCCTTGGGCGGTGACGGGTTCATGCTGGAAACCCTTCACGGCACCCAGGACTTGCCCGCGCCAGTGTATGGAATGAACCGTGGTACGGTCGGGTTTTTGATGAACAATTATTCAGCCCAAGGGCTGCGGGACCGTTTGGCAAAAGCCCAAGAAGAGGTCATGAACCCGCTGCACATGACCGCCACCTGCGTCAACGGAACGCAGCACAACGCACTGGCGATCAACGAAGTGTCGCTGCTGCGCGCGGGGCCACAGGCTGCGAAGTTGCGCATCCATGTGGATGGCAAACTGCGCATGGACGAACTGGTTTGCGATGGTGCGCTTTTGGCGACGCCTGCAGGGTCCACCGCGTATAACTATTCCGCCCACGGTCCTATCCTGCCAATCGGCTCGGACGTTTTGGCGCTGACGGCTGTGGCCGCATTCCGGCCCCGTCGTTGGCGCGGAGCACTGCTGCCAAAATCGGCGCATGTGACGTTTGATGTGACGAACGCGGCAAAGCGCCCCGTCAACGTCGACGCAGACGGGGTGTCCGTGAAGGACGTCAAACAGGTCGTCGTGTGGTCAGCGCCGGAAATCACACACCGCATCCTGTTCGACCCCGGTCACGGACTAGAAGAGCGGCTGATCCAAGAACAATTCGCCTAA
- the glyA gene encoding serine hydroxymethyltransferase, whose product MNARNNDTGFFTESLATRDPEIAAAIGAELGRQRKEIELIASENIVSAAVMEAQGSVMTNKYAEGYPGRRYYGGCQHVDVAENLAIDRAKQLFGCDFVNVQPNSGSQANQGVYQALIKPGDTILGMSLDAGGHLTHGAKPNQSGKIYNAIQYGVSKQDSLLDYDQVQELATEHQPKLIIAGGSAIPRIIDFKRMREIADSVGAYLLVDMAHFAGLVATGLYPSPFPHAHVATTTTHKTLRGPRGGMICTNDEALAKKFNSAIFPGIQGGPLMHVIAGKAVAFGEALRPEFKAYQEQVVKNAQALADQLIKGGLDIVTGGTDSHLMLVDLRPKGVKGNDTEAALERAHITCNKNGIPFDPEKPMVTSGVRLGSPAGTTRGFTEVEFRQVADWIVEVVDGLAANGADDNADVEAKVRTEVEALCDAFPIYPNL is encoded by the coding sequence ATGAATGCCCGCAACAATGACACCGGATTCTTCACTGAAAGCCTCGCGACCCGTGATCCCGAAATCGCTGCTGCGATTGGCGCGGAACTGGGCCGTCAGCGCAAAGAGATCGAACTGATCGCATCAGAAAACATAGTCTCTGCCGCCGTGATGGAAGCGCAAGGCAGCGTGATGACCAACAAATACGCCGAAGGCTATCCCGGGCGTCGTTACTATGGTGGATGCCAACACGTTGATGTCGCTGAAAATTTGGCAATTGATCGCGCAAAGCAGCTTTTCGGTTGCGACTTTGTGAATGTTCAACCGAACTCTGGCAGTCAAGCAAATCAAGGTGTGTATCAAGCGCTGATTAAACCCGGCGATACCATTTTGGGCATGTCCTTGGACGCGGGCGGTCACCTGACGCATGGCGCAAAACCGAACCAATCGGGCAAGATTTACAACGCCATCCAATACGGTGTGAGTAAACAAGACAGTCTGCTAGATTACGACCAAGTACAGGAATTGGCGACCGAGCATCAACCAAAGCTGATCATTGCTGGCGGGTCCGCGATCCCGCGCATCATTGATTTCAAGCGCATGCGCGAAATTGCGGACAGCGTTGGTGCCTACCTGCTCGTCGACATGGCGCATTTCGCGGGTCTGGTCGCGACGGGTCTGTACCCATCGCCGTTTCCACACGCCCACGTTGCTACCACAACAACGCACAAAACCCTGCGTGGCCCGCGCGGTGGCATGATCTGTACGAACGACGAAGCGCTGGCGAAGAAATTCAACTCTGCCATATTCCCCGGCATCCAAGGCGGGCCCCTGATGCACGTTATCGCAGGCAAGGCTGTGGCGTTCGGAGAGGCATTGCGCCCTGAATTCAAGGCCTACCAAGAACAGGTCGTTAAAAATGCACAAGCACTGGCGGATCAGTTGATCAAAGGCGGCTTGGACATTGTCACGGGCGGCACGGACAGCCACCTGATGCTCGTCGATCTGCGGCCCAAGGGCGTCAAAGGCAATGACACCGAAGCAGCACTCGAACGTGCCCACATTACCTGCAACAAAAACGGCATCCCGTTCGATCCTGAAAAGCCGATGGTGACATCTGGCGTGCGTTTGGGATCGCCCGCAGGCACGACACGCGGGTTCACCGAAGTCGAATTCCGCCAGGTCGCTGATTGGATCGTCGAAGTAGTTGACGGTTTGGCCGCGAACGGCGCGGACGACAATGCAGATGTCGAGGCCAAGGTGAGAACGGAAGTTGAAGCACTCTGCGACGCCTTCCCGATTTATCCAAACCTTTGA
- a CDS encoding DUF817 domain-containing protein, with protein MHAKLPAPLAEVAAFTLKHLWACLFGGLILLAVICTNAIWADNWPIARYDALFAFAVLTQAAMLLFRLETWQEAKVIGLFHLTGTAMEIFKVNTGSWAYPEDAFFMVVNVPLFSGFMYASVGSYIARVIRIFDMRFAPYPPFWITTVLAVSIYLNFFSHHFLPDIRLALFAATVIVFWRTRVEFTLGRAYALPLPLPLAALFASFFLWIAENIGTLTGTWVYAGSRTFEMTSISKLGSWYLLLYVAFVTVTLVIREPLNIKGSRATSERSATPPRQGSD; from the coding sequence TTGCACGCCAAGCTTCCCGCCCCGCTGGCAGAGGTCGCTGCTTTCACGCTAAAACACCTCTGGGCCTGTCTGTTTGGCGGGCTTATATTGTTGGCCGTTATTTGCACAAATGCTATCTGGGCCGACAACTGGCCAATCGCCAGATATGACGCCCTGTTTGCCTTCGCCGTCTTAACCCAAGCTGCTATGTTGTTGTTTAGGCTTGAGACTTGGCAAGAGGCCAAAGTCATCGGACTGTTTCACCTCACCGGAACCGCCATGGAAATTTTCAAGGTCAACACCGGATCATGGGCTTACCCGGAAGACGCATTTTTTATGGTGGTCAACGTGCCACTTTTCAGCGGGTTTATGTATGCATCCGTCGGCAGCTACATCGCGCGGGTCATCAGAATCTTCGACATGCGTTTTGCGCCCTACCCGCCTTTTTGGATCACCACCGTATTGGCTGTCTCGATCTATTTGAACTTCTTTTCACATCATTTTTTGCCCGACATCCGCTTGGCGCTTTTCGCAGCCACCGTGATTGTGTTCTGGCGCACACGAGTTGAGTTCACCCTTGGCCGCGCCTACGCCCTGCCCCTCCCCCTCCCCCTCGCTGCACTCTTCGCAAGCTTCTTTTTGTGGATCGCAGAGAACATCGGCACCCTGACCGGCACTTGGGTCTACGCCGGATCGCGCACGTTTGAGATGACATCGATCAGCAAACTCGGCAGCTGGTATTTGCTACTTTACGTGGCCTTTGTGACTGTGACTTTGGTGATCCGCGAACCGCTGAATATTAAAGGTAGCCGCGCCACATCAGAAAGATCAGCAACGCCGCCACGACAAGGATCAGATTGA
- a CDS encoding alpha/beta fold hydrolase, giving the protein MLNVLTHGDPSLPKILIAHGLFGSGRNWGVIAKRLSDQFHVICPDMRNHCASPWFDTQSYDDMADDLADLLDGPTFVVGHSMGGKAAMVMALKYPHLISKLVIADIAPVAYSHSQTQHIDAMRAVDLSGVERRSQAGENLDPEVRDFLLQSLDAKEKKWLLNLDVLAAEMPKIIGFPEVSGSFDGPTLFLSGGDSDYVTPEYRPVIKDLFPNARFAKIPEAGHWLHAQKPREFEATLRAFFS; this is encoded by the coding sequence ATGCTGAATGTCCTCACTCACGGCGACCCGTCGCTGCCTAAAATATTGATCGCGCACGGACTTTTCGGGTCCGGTCGCAACTGGGGCGTGATTGCTAAACGGCTGTCTGATCAGTTCCATGTCATCTGTCCTGATATGCGAAATCACTGCGCAAGCCCTTGGTTTGACACGCAAAGTTATGACGACATGGCGGATGATCTGGCAGACCTTTTGGATGGCCCAACGTTTGTTGTCGGGCATTCCATGGGGGGTAAGGCCGCCATGGTGATGGCGCTGAAATACCCACATCTTATCAGTAAGTTAGTCATCGCAGACATCGCACCCGTCGCCTATTCGCACAGCCAAACCCAGCACATCGATGCGATGCGTGCCGTGGATTTGAGCGGGGTTGAGCGGCGCTCACAGGCAGGCGAAAACCTCGACCCGGAGGTCCGTGATTTTCTGTTGCAATCCCTTGATGCAAAAGAAAAAAAGTGGCTTCTGAATCTCGATGTTCTTGCGGCTGAAATGCCAAAGATCATCGGATTTCCTGAGGTTTCCGGATCATTTGACGGCCCGACATTGTTCCTGTCTGGCGGCGACAGCGACTATGTCACGCCCGAATACCGCCCTGTTATCAAAGACTTATTTCCCAATGCACGGTTCGCGAAGATACCGGAAGCGGGCCACTGGCTGCACGCACAAAAACCGCGCGAGTTTGAAGCGACCTTGCGGGCATTTTTCAGCTAA
- a CDS encoding type II toxin-antitoxin system Phd/YefM family antitoxin, producing MQLTVSAARQRLGEVVTRVQDPNECIVMTRHGTPVAAVVSMANLQRIWQIEDEEDRGMIKHPLNKNSHIVGAPFARVVQGLRGKMVTPKEAALQVCTLQLTRAEERRILAAGGLEPVEGGELGVTPDNRAKRRRWLRSSP from the coding sequence ATGCAGTTAACAGTCAGCGCCGCGCGCCAGCGATTGGGTGAGGTTGTCACCCGCGTTCAGGACCCCAACGAATGCATCGTGATGACCCGCCACGGCACCCCCGTCGCGGCGGTGGTGAGCATGGCGAATTTGCAGCGCATTTGGCAGATCGAGGACGAGGAAGATCGCGGCATGATCAAGCATCCGCTGAACAAGAATTCCCACATCGTCGGCGCGCCGTTCGCGCGTGTGGTGCAGGGTCTTCGCGGCAAGATGGTGACGCCCAAAGAGGCGGCGCTGCAGGTGTGCACGCTGCAACTGACCCGCGCCGAGGAGCGCCGGATTTTGGCGGCTGGTGGGCTGGAGCCTGTTGAGGGCGGCGAGTTGGGCGTGACGCCGGATAATCGCGCGAAACGGCGGCGTTGGCTCAGGAGTTCGCCATGA
- the lepA gene encoding translation elongation factor 4, with protein MTALSHIRNFSIVAHIDHGKSTLADRLIQSTNTVAERDMKAQMLDSMDIERERGITIKANTVRIDYTAKNGESYVLNLIDTPGHVDFAYEVSRSMRAVEGSLLVVDSTQGVEAQTLANVYHALDADHEIVPIFNKIDLPASDVSRVAQQVEDVIGLDASGAIAVSAKTGEGIIETLEAIVHQLPAPKGDPDGPLKAMLVDSWYDSYLGVIVLVRIIDGKLRKGEKVKFISNGTIHQVERIGVFRPKMENVDELGPGEIGFLTASIKQVRDTRVGDTITHQKSEVTPLPGFKPAQPVVFCGLFPVDSALFEDLRDAIDKLALNDASFSFEMESSAALGFGFRCGFLGLLHLEVIRDRIEREYDIDLITTAPSVVYEVYMRDGTMSELHNPADMPDMTLVDHIEEPRIKATILVPDEYLGDVLKLCQDRRGIQSDLTYAGSRALVVYDLPLNEVVFDFYDRLKSVTKGYASFDYTLMGYREDALVKMSVLVNDEPVDALSMMVHRDRAEVRGRAMVEKLKDLIPRHMFKIPIQAAIGGKVIARETLSAMRKDVTAKCYGGDASRKRKLLDKQKAGKKKMRQFGSVNIPQEAFISALKMDS; from the coding sequence ATGACAGCACTCTCACACATCCGCAATTTCTCCATCGTGGCGCATATCGATCACGGTAAATCCACGCTGGCTGATCGCTTGATCCAGTCCACCAACACGGTGGCGGAACGCGATATGAAGGCCCAGATGCTCGATTCCATGGATATCGAGCGCGAACGTGGCATCACCATCAAGGCCAACACGGTCCGCATTGATTATACCGCCAAAAACGGCGAATCCTACGTGCTGAACCTGATCGACACCCCCGGGCACGTCGATTTCGCCTATGAGGTCAGCCGCTCCATGCGTGCCGTCGAAGGCTCGCTTCTGGTCGTGGATTCCACCCAAGGGGTTGAGGCGCAGACCCTCGCCAACGTCTATCACGCCCTTGACGCCGACCACGAAATCGTCCCTATTTTCAATAAGATAGACCTCCCGGCGAGTGACGTCAGTCGCGTCGCCCAACAGGTTGAAGACGTCATCGGCCTCGATGCGTCCGGTGCCATAGCTGTGTCCGCCAAAACCGGTGAAGGCATCATTGAAACGCTTGAGGCGATCGTTCACCAACTCCCCGCCCCCAAAGGCGATCCCGACGGCCCGCTCAAGGCGATGCTGGTTGATTCGTGGTATGACAGCTACCTCGGCGTGATCGTTCTGGTGCGCATCATTGATGGTAAATTGCGCAAGGGCGAGAAGGTCAAATTTATCTCAAACGGCACGATCCACCAAGTTGAACGCATCGGTGTCTTCCGCCCAAAAATGGAAAACGTTGACGAACTTGGCCCTGGCGAAATCGGTTTCCTCACCGCGTCGATCAAACAGGTCCGCGACACCCGTGTCGGCGACACGATTACTCACCAGAAATCCGAAGTGACCCCACTTCCCGGCTTCAAACCCGCGCAACCCGTTGTTTTCTGCGGCTTATTCCCTGTCGATTCCGCGCTGTTCGAAGACCTGCGCGACGCCATCGACAAGCTCGCCCTGAATGATGCATCCTTCTCATTTGAAATGGAATCCTCCGCCGCGCTCGGCTTTGGCTTTCGCTGCGGCTTCCTTGGCTTGCTGCACCTTGAAGTCATCCGCGACCGCATCGAACGCGAATATGACATTGACCTGATCACCACCGCGCCGTCCGTGGTCTATGAAGTTTACATGCGCGACGGCACCATGTCCGAATTGCACAATCCCGCTGATATGCCCGACATGACCCTTGTCGATCACATTGAGGAACCGCGCATCAAGGCGACGATCCTCGTGCCGGACGAATACCTCGGCGACGTGCTAAAGCTGTGCCAAGACCGCCGTGGCATCCAATCCGACCTTACCTATGCAGGCTCACGCGCGCTGGTCGTTTACGATCTGCCGCTCAACGAAGTGGTGTTCGACTTCTACGACCGCCTCAAATCCGTCACCAAAGGCTACGCGTCCTTCGACTACACCCTCATGGGCTACCGCGAGGATGCGCTGGTCAAAATGTCCGTCCTCGTCAACGACGAACCCGTCGACGCGCTGTCGATGATGGTCCACCGCGACCGCGCAGAGGTCCGTGGCCGCGCCATGGTTGAAAAACTCAAAGACCTGATTCCGCGTCACATGTTCAAAATCCCTATCCAAGCTGCCATCGGCGGCAAAGTCATCGCCCGCGAGACCCTGTCGGCCATGCGCAAAGACGTCACTGCAAAGTGTTATGGCGGCGATGCGTCAAGAAAACGTAAACTGCTGGATAAGCAGAAAGCCGGTAAGAAAAAGATGCGCCAGTTCGGGTCAGTGAATATTCCGCAGGAAGCTTTCATCAGCGCACTGAAAATGGACAGCTAA
- a CDS encoding copper chaperone PCu(A)C — MSLKSTLIATLAAFILATPALAEIEIHDPYARSSNAMAGAAFMVIHNSGDTDDHLMGVTSDAAQRVELHTHIEDENGVMRMIHVEDGFVVPAASDILLQRGGNHVMFMGLTAPFVQDDIITIILVFENAGEVTVEIPVVQVESTSPSWTTGPTVKAALLHL, encoded by the coding sequence ATGTCCCTTAAATCGACCCTTATCGCGACCCTCGCAGCGTTCATCCTCGCCACTCCCGCACTGGCAGAGATTGAAATTCACGACCCATATGCGCGCTCTTCCAACGCCATGGCCGGTGCGGCCTTCATGGTGATCCACAACTCAGGGGACACCGATGACCATCTCATGGGCGTCACGTCGGACGCGGCACAGCGGGTCGAATTGCACACCCATATCGAAGACGAAAACGGCGTCATGCGCATGATCCACGTTGAAGACGGTTTTGTAGTGCCCGCGGCCAGTGACATTTTGCTGCAACGGGGCGGCAATCACGTCATGTTCATGGGCCTCACCGCGCCGTTTGTCCAAGACGACATCATAACCATAATCTTGGTGTTCGAAAATGCGGGCGAGGTCACTGTTGAAATCCCCGTCGTGCAAGTGGAATCGACCAGCCCGTCATGGACCACGGGTCCAACGGTTAAGGCAGCTTTATTGCACCTCTAA
- the rpmB gene encoding 50S ribosomal protein L28 — MSRRCELTGKGPMSGNNVSHAKNRTRRRFLPNLQDVSLMSDSLGRSFKFRISNAALRTVDHRGGLDAFFAKSKDAELSPAALKVKKDIVKAATVEA; from the coding sequence ATGTCGCGCCGCTGCGAATTGACTGGAAAAGGCCCGATGTCGGGTAATAACGTCAGCCATGCTAAAAACCGGACACGCCGTCGGTTTTTGCCGAACCTGCAAGATGTGTCGCTGATGTCCGACTCGTTGGGCCGCAGCTTCAAGTTCCGCATTTCAAATGCTGCGCTGCGCACTGTTGACCACCGTGGTGGCCTCGACGCGTTCTTCGCAAAATCCAAAGACGCAGAGCTGTCACCAGCCGCGTTGAAGGTCAAGAAAGACATCGTCAAGGCAGCAACTGTCGAAGCGTAA
- the meaB gene encoding methylmalonyl Co-A mutase-associated GTPase MeaB: MDIQTTADKIRAGERRALARAITLVESTRRDDRAKAAELLSALGTDHQALRIGLSGTPGVGKSTFIESFGKMLTGQGLRVAVLAVDPSSTRSGGSILGDKTRMDLLSCDPNAFIRPSPSQTQLGGVARRTREAIALCEAAKFDVVLIETVGVGQSETAVAEMSDLFLLLLAPAGGDELQGVKRGIMETCDIILVNKADGDLKSQAMRTCADYASALRLMRKRAKDPPRDTHDFPKALVVSALQEDGIAAAWGEIQTLATWRKDNGIWDARRARQARFWFQEEVRAGLLSQLTSDKDVKAQLAALEDDVAQGKIRPAQAAEAMIAKLFPSASAKHNDTPA, encoded by the coding sequence ATGGATATCCAAACCACAGCAGACAAAATCCGCGCTGGTGAACGCCGCGCCTTGGCCCGTGCCATCACGTTGGTGGAAAGCACGCGGCGCGATGATCGTGCAAAAGCGGCGGAATTGCTGTCCGCCCTTGGCACAGACCATCAAGCACTGCGCATCGGGCTGTCGGGCACGCCCGGTGTCGGTAAATCGACGTTTATTGAATCCTTTGGCAAAATGCTGACGGGGCAGGGGCTGCGGGTGGCAGTTTTGGCGGTGGACCCCAGTTCAACACGATCTGGCGGGTCGATTTTGGGCGATAAAACCCGCATGGACCTGCTGTCGTGCGACCCGAACGCGTTCATCCGTCCATCCCCAAGCCAGACGCAACTTGGCGGCGTCGCGCGGCGCACCCGCGAAGCCATTGCGCTGTGCGAAGCGGCCAAATTCGATGTTGTGCTGATCGAAACTGTTGGCGTCGGGCAATCCGAAACCGCCGTTGCGGAAATGTCGGACCTGTTCTTGCTGTTGCTCGCCCCTGCGGGCGGCGATGAATTGCAGGGCGTCAAGCGCGGCATCATGGAAACTTGCGATATTATCCTTGTAAACAAGGCCGATGGCGATCTTAAATCGCAGGCCATGCGCACCTGTGCAGATTATGCCAGCGCGTTGCGCCTGATGCGAAAACGCGCCAAAGATCCACCCCGCGACACCCATGATTTCCCCAAGGCCTTGGTCGTGTCAGCCCTGCAAGAAGACGGAATAGCCGCCGCTTGGGGCGAAATCCAAACCCTCGCGACGTGGCGCAAGGACAATGGCATTTGGGACGCACGGCGTGCACGACAGGCGCGGTTTTGGTTCCAAGAAGAAGTCCGCGCAGGCCTGCTATCACAGCTCACGTCTGACAAGGATGTCAAAGCCCAACTCGCCGCGTTAGAAGACGATGTGGCACAGGGTAAAATCCGCCCCGCCCAAGCCGCCGAGGCGATGATTGCTAAGCTTTTCCCATCGGCATCGGCGAAACACAACGATACACCCGCCTAA
- the hrpB gene encoding ATP-dependent helicase HrpB has protein sequence MRDQLPIDDVLEELLGAVRAHGCAVLQAPPGAGKTTRVPLALLQAGVVKGRIVMLEPRRLATQAAAERLAQQLGEDVGQTVGYRMRGETKVSKQTRIEVVTEGILTRMIQSDPELTGIGAVIFDEFHERSLNADLGLALTLEVREALRPDLVIMVMSATLDAGPVADLVGAPTVTSQGRAYAVEPRWLDRPLRKEDRFDAAAADLVAQAVGETKGGVLVFLPGEGEIRRVQGRLAGRLPSDCSVRPLYGALRFADQRAAIAPITSGRKIVLATSIAETSLTIEDIRVVVDCGRSRRARFDPGSGMSRLVTERVTRAEATQRAGRAGRVAEGVAYKLWAKGEDGALAAFPPAEIEAADLTGLAVELAVWGSDGLPFLTDPPEGALAEARSLLTALGALNGGRITEHGRALARLPLHPRLGHMLVTGGKAAAGLAALLSERDILQGAPADLSFRIKALAGERGGYPVRQGALARVKQEAKRLAKLAPVRAEQTSEIYAAMAYPDRIALRRTGDDPRYVLSGGKGAVMDGADALAGQRLLIVTDTDGNPREAKIRTALVISEASVRDVAGDHINVVQTCSWSKRSGKVLARTQEQLGAVVLSDVAWTDAPKDAVAHAMLDGVRALGFKFSAAADRFRARVELVRAVGPDLPDLSDTALMDSVNDWLLPYLPGVQTTSQWKSHDTLQALRAILTWDQMQRVDTQAPPQFTTPLGRHTPIDYSGDAPEITLRLQEMFGTTRHPTVAGRPLRVTFLSPGQKPIQTTMDVPGFWATSYGDVRKDMRGRYPRHPWPEDPTQADPTLRTKPRK, from the coding sequence ATGAGGGACCAGTTACCCATTGATGACGTACTTGAGGAGCTGTTGGGCGCAGTTCGTGCACACGGCTGCGCGGTTTTGCAGGCCCCACCGGGTGCTGGTAAGACGACGCGGGTACCGCTGGCGCTGTTGCAGGCGGGCGTCGTGAAAGGACGGATCGTCATGTTGGAACCGCGCCGTTTGGCCACGCAGGCCGCGGCGGAACGGTTGGCGCAACAGCTTGGGGAGGACGTCGGGCAAACCGTCGGGTACCGGATGCGCGGCGAGACGAAAGTGTCAAAACAAACGCGGATTGAGGTTGTGACCGAAGGTATTTTGACCCGCATGATCCAGAGCGATCCTGAATTGACCGGCATTGGCGCGGTGATTTTCGATGAATTCCACGAACGCTCGTTGAACGCCGATCTGGGCTTGGCCCTAACGCTCGAAGTGCGCGAGGCGCTGCGCCCTGATCTGGTCATTATGGTGATGTCCGCGACCTTGGATGCCGGGCCGGTGGCAGATTTGGTTGGCGCACCAACAGTCACGTCGCAGGGTCGCGCCTATGCGGTGGAACCGCGCTGGCTGGATCGACCGTTGCGCAAAGAAGATCGGTTTGACGCAGCGGCGGCGGATTTGGTGGCGCAGGCGGTTGGTGAAACAAAAGGCGGCGTGTTGGTGTTCCTGCCCGGCGAGGGCGAAATCAGGCGGGTTCAGGGGCGGCTGGCAGGGCGATTGCCAAGCGATTGTTCTGTACGGCCCCTCTATGGTGCCTTGCGGTTTGCCGATCAGCGGGCCGCAATTGCGCCAATCACATCGGGCCGCAAGATCGTGCTGGCCACGTCGATTGCCGAAACATCACTGACCATCGAAGACATTCGCGTGGTGGTTGATTGTGGGCGGTCGCGCCGCGCGCGATTTGACCCCGGATCGGGCATGTCGCGACTGGTCACAGAACGCGTCACCCGCGCCGAGGCCACCCAGCGCGCGGGTCGCGCAGGGCGCGTTGCCGAAGGGGTCGCCTATAAACTTTGGGCCAAGGGCGAAGACGGCGCCTTGGCGGCGTTTCCACCAGCGGAGATCGAAGCGGCAGATTTAACAGGGCTTGCGGTTGAACTGGCGGTCTGGGGCAGCGATGGATTGCCCTTTCTGACCGACCCGCCGGAGGGCGCATTAGCCGAAGCGCGCAGCCTGTTGACCGCGCTCGGGGCCCTCAACGGCGGGCGGATCACCGAACACGGACGCGCGCTGGCACGGCTGCCGCTACATCCGCGCTTGGGGCATATGTTGGTCACGGGCGGCAAGGCGGCTGCAGGGTTGGCGGCCTTGCTGTCAGAACGCGATATCCTGCAAGGCGCACCGGCGGATTTGTCATTTCGTATCAAAGCACTGGCAGGAGAGCGCGGTGGTTATCCAGTGCGCCAAGGCGCGCTGGCCCGCGTCAAACAAGAGGCCAAGCGGCTGGCGAAACTGGCCCCCGTTCGGGCTGAACAAACCAGCGAAATCTATGCGGCCATGGCCTATCCAGACCGTATTGCGCTGCGCCGGACCGGCGATGATCCGCGCTACGTGCTGTCGGGTGGCAAGGGAGCTGTGATGGACGGCGCGGATGCGCTTGCAGGGCAGCGACTGTTGATCGTCACCGACACTGATGGCAACCCGCGAGAAGCGAAAATTCGCACCGCTCTCGTGATTTCCGAGGCGAGCGTGCGCGACGTAGCCGGGGATCACATCAACGTGGTGCAAACCTGTTCGTGGTCCAAACGCAGCGGCAAAGTGCTGGCGAGAACGCAGGAACAACTGGGCGCGGTGGTGCTGTCGGATGTGGCGTGGACGGACGCGCCGAAAGACGCGGTGGCCCATGCGATGCTTGACGGGGTGCGCGCGTTGGGGTTCAAATTCAGCGCCGCCGCCGACCGGTTTCGCGCCCGTGTTGAGCTCGTACGCGCCGTTGGTCCCGATTTGCCCGACCTGTCAGACACCGCCCTTATGGACAGCGTCAACGACTGGCTTCTCCCCTATTTGCCAGGCGTGCAGACCACGTCACAGTGGAAATCCCATGACACCTTGCAGGCCCTGCGCGCGATCCTGACGTGGGACCAGATGCAGCGCGTGGACACCCAAGCCCCCCCGCAATTCACCACACCACTGGGCCGCCACACGCCGATCGATTACAGCGGCGACGCGCCTGAAATCACGCTGCGTTTACAAGAAATGTTCGGCACCACCCGTCATCCGACTGTCGCGGGGCGCCCGCTTCGCGTGACGTTCCTGTCACCCGGCCAAAAACCGATCCAGACGACCATGGATGTCCCCGGTTTCTGGGCCACATCCTACGGTGACGTGCGCAAAGACATGCGTGGGCGCTACCCGCGCCACCCCTGGCCCGAAGACCCGACACAAGCCGACCCGACATTGCGCACGAAGCCCCGCAAATAA